The following proteins come from a genomic window of Dromaius novaehollandiae isolate bDroNov1 chromosome 19, bDroNov1.hap1, whole genome shotgun sequence:
- the RAP1GAP2 gene encoding rap1 GTPase-activating protein 2 isoform X5, producing MSRPGAAVPSKRAGIRAAVVLIGLLHRSRRQSREKRKQELLAGADGPLPDRPLSPPLTAPPTMKSAEFFEMLEKMQAPKLEEQRTGSQKHKEDYIPYPSIEEVVEKGGPYPLIILPQFGGYWIEDPENLGTPTSSDSSVCEEEEEGLSPGAGGYRLECKGEARAYRRHFLGKDHLNFYCTASSLGNLILSIKCEEADGTEYLRIILRSKVKTVHERIPLAGFSKLPSIPQIAKAFCDDAAGLKFNPVLYPKASQMIVSYDEHEVNNTFKFGVIYQKFRQTLEEELFGNNEESPAFKSFLSLLGDTITLQDFKGFRGGLDVSHGQTGAESVFTTFREREIMFHVSTKLPFTDGDAQQLQRKRHIGNDIVAVVFQEENTPFVPDMIASNFLHAYVVVQVEDPAADAASYKVSVTAREDVPSFGPPLPSPPVFQKSPEFREFLLTKLINAENACCKSDKFAKLEDRTRAALLDNLHDELHGHTQAMLGLGPEEDKLENGGHGGFLESFKRAIRVRSHSMETMAGSQRRHHGGGIPGSLSGGIAHNSAEVTKTTFAPPVPVAAAKNQSRSPIKRRSGLFPRLHTGSESQPEGRARCDSVSGAQKVPDTGHSAQETKPETSSNPSSPEICPSKERPFIKLKENGRPNISRSSSSTSSFSSTAGESETLEEYDSVGSQPSTASPFRQDVFVYSASPGGESPSGAVATPVIMSRSPTDIKNRNSPRSNLKFRFDKLSHCSSSTSH from the exons gaagcaggagctgctggccggCGCGGATGGGCCTCTGCCGGACCGGCCCCTGTCCCCGCCGCTCACCGCCCCCCCGACCATGAAG TCTGCAGAATTCTttgaaatgctggaaaaaatgcAG GCACCAAAACTCGAAGAACAGAGAACTGGAAGCCAAAAACATAAG GAGGACTACATCCCGTACCCCAGCATCGAGGAG GTCGTGGAGAAGGGGGGCCCGTACCCCCTCATCATCCTGCCCCAGTTCGGGGGGTACTGGATCGAAGACCCCGAGAACCTGGGCACCCCCACCTCGTCCGACAGCAGCgtctgcgaggaggaggaggagggcctgagccccggcgccggcgggtaCCGGCTGGAGTGCAAGGGGGAGGCCAGAGCCTACCGGAGGCACTTCCTGGGCAAG GATCATTTAAATTTTTActgtacagccagcagcctcggAAACCTGATCCTTTCTATTAAGTGTGAAGAGGCAGATGGCACTGAATATTTAAGGATTATACTCAg GTCTAAGGTGAAGACGGTGCACGAGAGGATCCCCCTGGCCGGGTTTAGCAAGCTCCCCAGCATCCCGCAGATCGCCAAG GCTTTCTGCGACGACGCCGCGGGACTGAAGTTCAACCCGGTGCTGTACCCCAAG GCGTCCCAGATGATAGTGTCTTACGACGAGCATGAAGTCAACAATACGTTCAAGTTTGGGGTGATCTACCAGAAGTTCAGGCAG ACCCTTGAGGAAGAGTTGTTTGGAAATAACGAAGAGAGTCCTGCCTTCAAAAGCTTCTTGAGTTTGCTGGGAGACACCATAACGCTGCAGGACTTTAAAGG CTTCCGCGGCGGGCTGGACGTCAGCCACGGGCAGACGGGCGCCGAGTCGGTGTTCACCACCTTCCGGGAGAGGGAGATCATGTTCCACGTCTCCACGAAGCTGCCCTTCACCGACGGGGACGCGCAGCAG CTGCAGAGGAAGCGGCACATCGGGAACGACATCGTGGCGGTCGTCTTCCAGGAGGAGAACACGCCCTTCGTGCCGGACATGATCGCCTCCAACTTCCTGCACGCCTACGTCGTGGTGCAGGTGGAAGACCCCGCGGCGGACGCCGCCTCCTACAAG GTGTCGGTCACGGCGCGGGAAGACGTCCCCTCCTTCGGCCCGCCTCTGCCCAGCCCGCCGGTGTTCCAAAAA aGCCCCGAGTTCAGGGAGTTCCTGCTCACCAAGCTCATCAACGCCGAAAACGCCTGCTGCAAGTCTGACAAGTTTGCCAAGCTGGAG GACCGGACGCGGGCCGCGCTGCTGGACAACCTCCACGACGAGCTACACGGGCACACGCaagccatgctggggctggggccggaggAGGACAAGCTTGAGAACGGCGGCCACGGGGGCTTTCTGGAGTCATTTAAG CGCGCCATCCGGGTGCGCAGCCACTCCATGGAGACCATGGCGGGCAGCCAGCGGCGGCACCACGGCGGCGGCATCCCCGGCAGCCTCAGCGGCGGCATCGCCCACAACAGCGCCGAGGTCACCAAGACCACCTTCGCG CCTCCGGTGCCGGTGGCTGCAGCCAAGAACCAGTCGCGGAGCCCCATCAAGCGCCGCTCGGGGCTGTTCCCGCGCCTGCACACGGGCTCCGAGAGCCAGCCGGAGGGCAGGGCGCGATG TGACAGCGTTTCCGGGGCCCAGAAGGTGCCGGACACGGGACATTCGGCTCAAGAGACGAAGCCCGAAACCTCGTCCAACCCCAGCTCCCCCGAGATATGCCCCAGCAAGGAGCG GCCGTTCATCAAGCTGAAGGAGAACGGGCGGCCCAACATCTCGCGCTCCTCCTCCAGCACGAGCAGCTTCAGCAGCACGGCGGGCGAGAGCGAGACGCTGGAGGAGTACGACAGCGTG GGAAGCCAGCCGTCCACCGCCTCGCCCTTCAGGCAGGACGTGTTCGTCTAcagcgcgtcgcccggcggcgagAGCCCGAGCGGGGCCGTGGCCACCCCCGTCATCATGAGCCGGAGCCCCACGG ATATAAAGAACAGAAACTCTCCAAGGTCAAACCTGAAGTTTCGCTTCGATAAGCTCAGCCACTGCAGCTCCAGCACG AGTCACTAG
- the RAP1GAP2 gene encoding rap1 GTPase-activating protein 2 isoform X3 has protein sequence MASGKAAGERRWELVRWYVREGRFRIEERTLTAFQWLHSPQQHRIVSRADLGSPSRIDKTMLASLKIKKQELLAGADGPLPDRPLSPPLTAPPTMKSAEFFEMLEKMQAPKLEEQRTGSQKHKEDYIPYPSIEEVVEKGGPYPLIILPQFGGYWIEDPENLGTPTSSDSSVCEEEEEGLSPGAGGYRLECKGEARAYRRHFLGKDHLNFYCTASSLGNLILSIKCEEADGTEYLRIILRSKVKTVHERIPLAGFSKLPSIPQIAKAFCDDAAGLKFNPVLYPKASQMIVSYDEHEVNNTFKFGVIYQKFRQTLEEELFGNNEESPAFKSFLSLLGDTITLQDFKGFRGGLDVSHGQTGAESVFTTFREREIMFHVSTKLPFTDGDAQQLQRKRHIGNDIVAVVFQEENTPFVPDMIASNFLHAYVVVQVEDPAADAASYKVSVTAREDVPSFGPPLPSPPVFQKSPEFREFLLTKLINAENACCKSDKFAKLEDRTRAALLDNLHDELHGHTQAMLGLGPEEDKLENGGHGGFLESFKRAIRVRSHSMETMAGSQRRHHGGGIPGSLSGGIAHNSAEVTKTTFAPPVPVAAAKNQSRSPIKRRSGLFPRLHTGSESQPEGRARCDSVSGAQKVPDTGHSAQETKPETSSNPSSPEICPSKERTSSFSSTAGESETLEEYDSVGSQPSTASPFRQDVFVYSASPGGESPSGAVATPVIMSRSPTADIKNRNSPRSNLKFRFDKLSHCSSSTSH, from the exons gaagcaggagctgctggccggCGCGGATGGGCCTCTGCCGGACCGGCCCCTGTCCCCGCCGCTCACCGCCCCCCCGACCATGAAG TCTGCAGAATTCTttgaaatgctggaaaaaatgcAG GCACCAAAACTCGAAGAACAGAGAACTGGAAGCCAAAAACATAAG GAGGACTACATCCCGTACCCCAGCATCGAGGAG GTCGTGGAGAAGGGGGGCCCGTACCCCCTCATCATCCTGCCCCAGTTCGGGGGGTACTGGATCGAAGACCCCGAGAACCTGGGCACCCCCACCTCGTCCGACAGCAGCgtctgcgaggaggaggaggagggcctgagccccggcgccggcgggtaCCGGCTGGAGTGCAAGGGGGAGGCCAGAGCCTACCGGAGGCACTTCCTGGGCAAG GATCATTTAAATTTTTActgtacagccagcagcctcggAAACCTGATCCTTTCTATTAAGTGTGAAGAGGCAGATGGCACTGAATATTTAAGGATTATACTCAg GTCTAAGGTGAAGACGGTGCACGAGAGGATCCCCCTGGCCGGGTTTAGCAAGCTCCCCAGCATCCCGCAGATCGCCAAG GCTTTCTGCGACGACGCCGCGGGACTGAAGTTCAACCCGGTGCTGTACCCCAAG GCGTCCCAGATGATAGTGTCTTACGACGAGCATGAAGTCAACAATACGTTCAAGTTTGGGGTGATCTACCAGAAGTTCAGGCAG ACCCTTGAGGAAGAGTTGTTTGGAAATAACGAAGAGAGTCCTGCCTTCAAAAGCTTCTTGAGTTTGCTGGGAGACACCATAACGCTGCAGGACTTTAAAGG CTTCCGCGGCGGGCTGGACGTCAGCCACGGGCAGACGGGCGCCGAGTCGGTGTTCACCACCTTCCGGGAGAGGGAGATCATGTTCCACGTCTCCACGAAGCTGCCCTTCACCGACGGGGACGCGCAGCAG CTGCAGAGGAAGCGGCACATCGGGAACGACATCGTGGCGGTCGTCTTCCAGGAGGAGAACACGCCCTTCGTGCCGGACATGATCGCCTCCAACTTCCTGCACGCCTACGTCGTGGTGCAGGTGGAAGACCCCGCGGCGGACGCCGCCTCCTACAAG GTGTCGGTCACGGCGCGGGAAGACGTCCCCTCCTTCGGCCCGCCTCTGCCCAGCCCGCCGGTGTTCCAAAAA aGCCCCGAGTTCAGGGAGTTCCTGCTCACCAAGCTCATCAACGCCGAAAACGCCTGCTGCAAGTCTGACAAGTTTGCCAAGCTGGAG GACCGGACGCGGGCCGCGCTGCTGGACAACCTCCACGACGAGCTACACGGGCACACGCaagccatgctggggctggggccggaggAGGACAAGCTTGAGAACGGCGGCCACGGGGGCTTTCTGGAGTCATTTAAG CGCGCCATCCGGGTGCGCAGCCACTCCATGGAGACCATGGCGGGCAGCCAGCGGCGGCACCACGGCGGCGGCATCCCCGGCAGCCTCAGCGGCGGCATCGCCCACAACAGCGCCGAGGTCACCAAGACCACCTTCGCG CCTCCGGTGCCGGTGGCTGCAGCCAAGAACCAGTCGCGGAGCCCCATCAAGCGCCGCTCGGGGCTGTTCCCGCGCCTGCACACGGGCTCCGAGAGCCAGCCGGAGGGCAGGGCGCGATG TGACAGCGTTTCCGGGGCCCAGAAGGTGCCGGACACGGGACATTCGGCTCAAGAGACGAAGCCCGAAACCTCGTCCAACCCCAGCTCCCCCGAGATATGCCCCAGCAAGGAGCG CACGAGCAGCTTCAGCAGCACGGCGGGCGAGAGCGAGACGCTGGAGGAGTACGACAGCGTG GGAAGCCAGCCGTCCACCGCCTCGCCCTTCAGGCAGGACGTGTTCGTCTAcagcgcgtcgcccggcggcgagAGCCCGAGCGGGGCCGTGGCCACCCCCGTCATCATGAGCCGGAGCCCCACGG cagATATAAAGAACAGAAACTCTCCAAGGTCAAACCTGAAGTTTCGCTTCGATAAGCTCAGCCACTGCAGCTCCAGCACG AGTCACTAG